Part of the bacterium genome is shown below.
TAAAAAATTAGCACCTATCCAGACAGGCGAAGCAGTTATTACAAAAGGATATAAACTTTCCAACCTTTATGTTATCCATACACTCGGACCTGTATATTACAGAGAAAAAAATCCTGCTGAAAAACTTGCTTTATGTTATAGAAACTGCCTGAAAGTTGCAGAAGAGAAAGGACTTTCTTCAATTGCTTTCTGTGCCATATCTACAGGTGCCTTCGGCTATCCACTAAAGGAAGCAGCAGAAATAGCAATAAAAACAGTCATTAATGAAATTACTAATCTCAAATCATTAAAAAAAATCAGATTTGTCCTTTACGATGATAAAACACTATCCGTTTTTGAAGAAGTATTAAAGAGAGAATCTGAAAATGAAAAAATATAAATTTCCTGAACCGGATGTTAATGAATTTAAAAATATCTTACTGAGAAAAACAAAAGGAAGCAGGGTACATTCTATGGAATTACATATAGACAATGACATAATAAGTTTTCTCTGGGAAAACTATCTCGGAAAAGAATGGATTGAGCCAGTTGACTATGAAACAAAAAAGAAATCTTTGAAGAATATCGTTGAACTTTATAGAATGCTTGGTTTTGATGTAGTCCGTTTGTATTCTTCTTTTAGATTTGATTCAAATATCATTTTCCCGAGAAAAGAGATACCAGTGAGAGATACTGCTGCTCTTTCACAGGGTGAAAGAAGATGGGCTGATGAGCATGAAGGAATTATTAAAAACTGGGACGATTTTTATAACTATCCCTGGCCTGAACCAGAAAAAGTGAATACATGGGTGTTTGAATATCTAAGCGAGATTCTACCTTCAGATATGGGAATTTTTCTCTGCCTTTCTCAGGGACCTTTTGAAATCCTTATGTTTCTTCTGGGATTTGAAAACCTATGTTACCTGATGTATGAAGATGAAAAACTTGTCTCAGAGATGGCTGAAAAAATTGGAAGTATTATTTATGAAACAAATAAAAGATTCCTGAATATTGATAAAATTATCGGTATCTTTCAGAGTGATGATATGGGTTTTAAGACACAGACACTTGTTTCACCAGAATTTCTTAAAAAGTATACACTTCCCTGGCATAAAAAATTATCAGACCTCTGTCATAAAAACAATAAGCATTATGTTATACATTCCTGTGGAAATTTAGAACAACTGATGGACTATCTGATAGAAGAAGTAAAAATAGATGCCAGACACTCATTTGAAGATGAGGTTATGCCTGTTATACAATTCAAACAAAAATATGGTGAAAGAGTAGGAATTATAGGTGGTGTTGATGTTGGAAAACTATGTACTCTCAAGGAAGATGAATTAAGAAAATATGTTAGAAATATACTTGAGAATTGTGCTGGTTCAGGATATATCCTCGGTTCAGGCAACTCTATAGCAAACTATGTCCCTCCTGAAAACTTTCTTATAATGCTTGATGAGGGGTATAGATTTCGTCTATAATTGCCCTTCCTCTTAACAGAGTATAAAATATATATTACGCGAGGGTGGCGGAACTGGCAGACGCGCTGGACTTAGGATCCAGTGGGGTTTCCCATGGGGGTTCAACTCCCCCCCCTCGCAAGTCATTAATAATCAAATACTTACAAAAATTATTTACCGACATTTTCATCCACCAGTTTATCAAAGTGTGCCAAAAGTGTGCCACTTTTTTCTGTAAGTTTTAAAAAATCTTCATTCCTAAAATGTATGTAATGGTATGTCATATCCAGTGTCTTTTGCCCCAGAAGAAACCTTATCAAATCCGGGTC
Proteins encoded:
- a CDS encoding macro domain-containing protein is translated as MDVEKTNVIIECRVGDITAQDSFDAVVNAANAQLAPGGGVAGAIHRKAGPELYEECKKLAPIQTGEAVITKGYKLSNLYVIHTLGPVYYREKNPAEKLALCYRNCLKVAEEKGLSSIAFCAISTGAFGYPLKEAAEIAIKTVINEITNLKSLKKIRFVLYDDKTLSVFEEVLKRESENEKI